From the Microbacterium thalassium genome, one window contains:
- a CDS encoding dinucleotide-utilizing enzyme has protein sequence MTARPRLATRIPFWGLVVASLGSAAAGALILVDKLGVMTTTLTDGTATGIEVYVGQSMAVLGAVLIGAGVIGILLAFAIASLASLRPAAPAVVVEPIDWSAESADADEAEGDAPDHGYERGLGYTSQFEAVGADDAPAETAKDAADETADDASKEPAETR, from the coding sequence ATGACCGCCCGCCCCCGTCTCGCCACCCGCATCCCCTTCTGGGGTCTCGTCGTCGCCTCGCTCGGCAGCGCCGCAGCGGGAGCCCTCATCCTCGTCGACAAGCTCGGCGTGATGACCACGACCCTCACGGACGGCACCGCCACGGGCATCGAGGTGTACGTGGGCCAGTCCATGGCCGTCCTCGGCGCCGTGCTCATCGGCGCGGGCGTCATCGGCATCCTCCTCGCCTTCGCGATCGCCTCGCTCGCGTCGCTGCGCCCGGCGGCGCCCGCCGTGGTGGTCGAGCCCATCGACTGGTCGGCCGAGAGCGCCGACGCCGATGAGGCCGAGGGCGACGCCCCCGACCACGGCTACGAGCGCGGCCTCGGCTACACGTCGCAGTTCGAGGCGGTCGGCGCCGACGACGCTCCGGCCGAGACCGCGAAGGACGCCGCGGACGAGACCGCGGACGACGCCTCGAAGGAGCCCGCCGAGACGCGCTGA
- the sufB gene encoding Fe-S cluster assembly protein SufB: protein MSDVLIDRPELEGLGVYEFGWHDPDAAGASAKRGLSEAVVRDISALKAEPEWMLKTRLKALQLFGRKPMPTWGADLSAIDFDNIKYFVRSTEKQAQTWEDLPEDIRNTYERLGIPEAERARLVAGVAAQYESEVVYHQIREDLEAQGVIFMDTDTALREHPEFFEEYFGTVIPAGDNKFAALNTAVWSGGSFVYVPKGVHVEIPLQAYFRINTENMGQFERTLIIADEDSYVHYIEGCTAPIYKSDSLHSAVVEIIVKKNARVRYTTIQNWSNNVYNLVTKRAVAHEGATMEWVDGNIGSKVTMKYPSIFLMGEHAKGETLSVAFAGPGQHQDAGAKMIHMAPYTQSSIVSKSIARGGGRAGYRGEVRVDQNAHHSANTVRCDALLVDTISRSDTYPAIDIRVDDVHLGHEATVSKVSEEQLFYLQSRGLPEDEAMAMIVRGFIEPIARELPMEYAMELNKLIEMGMEGSVG, encoded by the coding sequence ATGTCTGATGTGCTGATCGACCGGCCGGAGCTCGAGGGCCTCGGCGTCTACGAATTCGGATGGCACGACCCCGACGCCGCCGGCGCGAGCGCGAAGCGCGGTCTGAGCGAGGCGGTCGTCCGCGACATCTCGGCCCTCAAGGCCGAGCCCGAATGGATGCTGAAGACCCGGCTGAAGGCTCTGCAGCTGTTCGGCCGCAAGCCGATGCCGACGTGGGGCGCCGATCTCAGCGCCATCGACTTCGACAACATCAAGTACTTCGTCCGGTCCACCGAGAAGCAGGCGCAGACCTGGGAGGACCTCCCCGAGGACATCCGCAACACCTACGAGCGCCTCGGCATCCCCGAGGCCGAGCGCGCGCGCCTGGTCGCCGGCGTCGCGGCCCAGTACGAGTCCGAGGTCGTCTACCACCAGATCCGCGAGGACCTCGAGGCGCAGGGCGTCATCTTCATGGACACCGACACGGCGCTGCGCGAGCACCCCGAATTCTTCGAGGAGTACTTCGGCACCGTGATCCCCGCCGGTGACAACAAGTTCGCCGCGCTGAACACCGCGGTGTGGTCGGGCGGATCGTTCGTGTACGTGCCCAAGGGCGTGCACGTCGAGATCCCGCTGCAGGCGTACTTCCGCATCAACACCGAGAACATGGGCCAGTTCGAGCGGACGCTGATCATCGCCGACGAGGACAGCTACGTCCACTACATCGAGGGCTGCACGGCTCCGATCTACAAGAGCGACTCGCTGCACTCGGCCGTCGTCGAGATCATCGTGAAGAAGAACGCCCGCGTTCGCTACACGACGATCCAGAACTGGTCGAACAACGTCTACAACCTCGTCACCAAGCGCGCCGTCGCCCACGAGGGCGCGACGATGGAGTGGGTCGACGGCAACATCGGCTCGAAGGTGACGATGAAGTACCCGTCGATCTTCCTGATGGGCGAGCACGCCAAGGGCGAGACGCTCTCGGTCGCCTTCGCCGGTCCCGGCCAGCACCAGGACGCCGGCGCGAAGATGATCCACATGGCGCCGTACACGCAGTCGTCGATCGTGTCGAAGTCGATTGCTCGCGGCGGCGGCCGCGCGGGCTACCGCGGCGAGGTGCGCGTCGACCAGAACGCGCACCACTCCGCCAACACCGTGCGATGCGACGCCCTGCTCGTCGACACGATCTCGCGCTCGGACACGTATCCGGCGATCGACATCCGCGTCGACGACGTGCACCTGGGCCATGAGGCGACGGTGTCGAAGGTCAGCGAGGAGCAGCTGTTCTACCTGCAGTCCCGCGGCCTTCCCGAGGACGAGGCGATGGCGATGATCGTGCGCGGCTTCATCGAGCCGATCGCGCGCGAGCTGCCGATGGAATACGCCATGGAACTGAACAAGCTCATCGAGATGGGCATGGAAGGATCGGTCGGCTAG
- a CDS encoding non-heme iron oxygenase ferredoxin subunit: MTAQRACALSELEQDTALRVELDGVAIAVVLDGNGEVHAIGDTCTHGDISLAEGFVEDDTLECWAHGSAFSLRTGKPLNLPAYEPVPVFEVTIDGDDVLIDTNVKKEV, from the coding sequence ATGACCGCTCAGCGCGCCTGCGCGCTGAGCGAGCTCGAGCAGGACACCGCCCTGCGCGTCGAGCTGGACGGCGTCGCCATCGCGGTGGTGCTCGACGGCAACGGCGAGGTGCACGCCATCGGCGACACCTGCACCCACGGCGACATCTCGCTCGCCGAGGGCTTCGTCGAGGACGACACCCTGGAGTGCTGGGCCCACGGCTCGGCCTTCTCGCTGCGCACCGGCAAGCCCCTGAACCTCCCCGCCTATGAGCCCGTGCCCGTGTTCGAGGTCACCATCGACGGCGACGATGTGCTCATCGATACGAACGTGAAGAAGGAAGTCTGA
- the tkt gene encoding transketolase, with amino-acid sequence MTDLLWNEIDARAVDTARLLAADAVEKVGNGHPGTAMSLAPAAYLLYQHVMNHDPADTHWVGRDRFILSAGHSSLTQYVQLYLGGFGLELDDLKSLRTWGSLTPGHPEYGHTDGVEITTGPLGQGLASSVGFAYAARYERGLFDPEAAPGESPFDHYVYVIASDGDLQEGVTSEASSLAGHQELGNLIAIYDSNQISIEDDTDIAFTEDVAKRYESYGWQVQTVDWKKTGEYVEDVAELYAAIEAAKAETTKPSLIVLKTIIGWPAPGKQNTGKIHGSALGAEELAATKKVMGYDPEQSFVVADDVIAHTRSLAERAATARTAWQAGFDAWAAANPERKALFDRLEAGELPADVESALPTFESGKDLSTRAASGQVINGLAAVMPELWGGSADLAESNLTTIKSAKSFVPTEWSTHEWSGDPYGRVLHFGIREHAMGSIVNGIVLHGKTRAFGGTFLIFSDYMRPAVRLAALMNVPSIFVWTHDSVALGEDGPTHQPIEQLASLRAIPNFTVVRPADANETAVAWLEMLRRSEGPAGIALTRQNIPVFPRGEAGFAAAAGAAKGAYVLVDAENGAPDVILIATGSEVQLAVSAREALAADGIGARVVSAPSLEWFAEQDEAYRESVLPASVKARVSVEAGSALSWRGIVGDAGRSVAIDHFGASADYKTLFQKFGFTAEAVAEAARESLAAVAAAQ; translated from the coding sequence GTGACGGATTTGCTCTGGAACGAGATCGACGCGCGCGCCGTGGACACGGCCCGCCTGCTGGCCGCGGACGCGGTCGAGAAGGTGGGGAACGGACACCCCGGCACCGCGATGAGCCTGGCACCGGCGGCCTACCTGCTGTACCAGCACGTCATGAACCACGATCCGGCCGACACCCACTGGGTGGGCCGGGACCGCTTCATCCTGTCGGCGGGGCACTCCTCGCTGACGCAGTACGTGCAGCTGTATCTCGGCGGCTTCGGCCTGGAGCTCGACGACCTGAAGTCGCTGCGCACGTGGGGATCCCTCACGCCGGGCCACCCCGAGTACGGGCACACCGACGGCGTCGAGATCACGACCGGACCGCTCGGCCAGGGCCTGGCCTCGTCGGTCGGCTTCGCCTACGCCGCACGCTACGAGCGTGGCCTGTTCGACCCCGAGGCGGCCCCCGGCGAGAGCCCCTTCGACCACTACGTCTACGTGATCGCCTCCGACGGCGACCTGCAGGAGGGCGTCACCAGCGAGGCCTCGAGCCTCGCCGGCCACCAGGAGCTCGGCAACCTCATCGCCATCTACGACTCCAACCAGATCTCGATCGAGGACGACACCGACATCGCCTTCACCGAGGACGTCGCGAAGCGCTACGAGTCCTACGGCTGGCAGGTCCAGACCGTGGACTGGAAGAAGACCGGCGAGTACGTCGAGGACGTCGCCGAGCTGTACGCGGCCATCGAGGCGGCCAAGGCCGAGACCACCAAGCCCTCGCTGATCGTGCTCAAGACGATCATCGGCTGGCCTGCACCGGGCAAGCAGAACACCGGCAAGATCCACGGCTCGGCCCTCGGCGCCGAGGAGCTCGCCGCCACCAAGAAGGTCATGGGCTACGACCCGGAGCAGAGCTTCGTGGTCGCCGACGACGTGATCGCCCACACGCGCTCGCTGGCCGAGCGCGCGGCGACGGCGCGCACCGCGTGGCAGGCGGGATTCGACGCTTGGGCGGCGGCCAACCCCGAGCGCAAGGCGCTGTTCGACCGTCTCGAAGCGGGCGAGCTGCCCGCCGACGTCGAGTCGGCTCTGCCGACGTTCGAGTCGGGCAAGGACCTCTCGACGCGCGCGGCATCCGGGCAGGTCATCAACGGCCTCGCCGCGGTGATGCCCGAACTGTGGGGCGGCTCGGCCGACCTCGCGGAGTCCAACCTGACGACCATCAAGTCGGCGAAGTCGTTCGTGCCGACCGAGTGGTCCACGCACGAGTGGTCGGGCGACCCCTACGGGCGCGTCCTGCACTTCGGCATCCGCGAGCACGCGATGGGGTCGATCGTGAACGGCATCGTGCTGCACGGCAAGACCCGCGCCTTCGGCGGCACGTTCCTGATCTTCAGCGACTACATGCGCCCGGCCGTGCGTCTGGCCGCCCTCATGAACGTGCCCTCGATCTTCGTGTGGACGCACGACTCGGTGGCGCTCGGCGAGGACGGCCCCACCCACCAGCCGATCGAGCAGCTCGCGTCGCTGCGCGCCATCCCGAACTTCACGGTGGTGCGCCCGGCGGACGCCAACGAGACCGCCGTGGCCTGGCTCGAGATGCTGCGACGCAGCGAAGGTCCCGCCGGCATCGCGCTGACGCGGCAGAACATCCCGGTGTTCCCGCGCGGCGAGGCCGGCTTCGCCGCCGCCGCCGGCGCCGCGAAGGGCGCGTACGTCCTCGTCGACGCCGAGAACGGCGCACCGGACGTCATCCTCATCGCCACGGGCTCGGAGGTCCAGCTGGCCGTGTCGGCACGCGAGGCCCTCGCCGCCGACGGCATCGGCGCCCGCGTCGTGTCGGCCCCGTCGCTGGAGTGGTTCGCCGAGCAGGACGAAGCGTACCGCGAGAGCGTGCTGCCGGCATCCGTGAAGGCCCGTGTGTCGGTCGAGGCCGGCTCCGCGCTGTCGTGGCGCGGCATCGTCGGCGACGCCGGCCGCTCCGTCGCCATCGACCACTTCGGCGCGTCGGCCGACTACAAGACCCTGTTCCAGAAGTTCGGCTTCACCGCCGAAGCGGTCGCCGAGGCGGCACGCGAATCCCTCGCCGCTGTCGCGGCGGCTCAGTGA
- the sufD gene encoding Fe-S cluster assembly protein SufD, whose translation MTTTTQAPATVPGSRPHSDGAGAFVPVQTRSERPHSYDPADFEIPTGREVNWKHAPVARLAPLFEDVAADDRPGDPAVEYAVTAPEAVVVGSLRAGEAPRGDVFEPEDRVAAIAWRRTDEALHVRIPRDVELEAPVVVEMSGRGADRRANAHIVIEAETHARGTVLLRHAGSAQFDENVEVIARDGSHLEVVSVQQWEDDAVHAASHQARVDRDATLRHIVVSFGGGVVRVNPSVELAGTGSRGELYGLSYADAGQHLESQVYLFHKGAETSGDVLYKGALQGESARSVWIGDVLIGPDAVGTDSYEANRNLVLTDGARADSIPNLEIETGDIRGAGHASATGRFDDEQLFYLQARGIPEDEARRLVVLGFLAEIVQKIGIDDLEAELFDLIEAELAQEVSR comes from the coding sequence ATGACGACCACGACGCAGGCACCCGCGACGGTGCCGGGATCTCGGCCGCATTCGGACGGGGCGGGAGCATTCGTTCCGGTGCAGACGCGCTCGGAGCGTCCGCACTCGTACGACCCCGCGGACTTCGAGATCCCGACCGGCCGCGAGGTCAACTGGAAGCACGCCCCCGTGGCGCGGCTGGCGCCCCTCTTCGAGGACGTCGCCGCCGATGACCGGCCGGGCGACCCCGCCGTCGAGTACGCGGTGACCGCCCCCGAGGCGGTCGTCGTGGGATCGCTGCGGGCCGGCGAGGCGCCGCGCGGCGATGTCTTCGAACCCGAGGACCGCGTCGCCGCCATCGCGTGGCGCCGCACCGACGAGGCGCTGCACGTGAGGATCCCCCGGGACGTCGAGCTCGAGGCGCCGGTCGTCGTCGAGATGAGCGGCCGCGGGGCGGACCGCCGCGCGAACGCGCACATCGTGATCGAGGCCGAGACCCACGCGCGCGGCACCGTGCTGCTGCGGCACGCCGGATCGGCGCAGTTCGACGAGAACGTCGAGGTCATCGCGCGCGACGGCTCGCACCTCGAGGTCGTCAGCGTGCAGCAGTGGGAGGACGACGCGGTGCACGCGGCATCCCACCAGGCGCGCGTCGACCGGGACGCCACCCTGCGCCACATCGTCGTCAGCTTCGGCGGTGGCGTCGTGCGGGTCAACCCGAGCGTCGAGCTGGCCGGCACCGGCTCGCGCGGAGAGCTGTACGGCCTGAGCTACGCCGACGCCGGGCAGCACCTCGAGAGCCAGGTGTACCTGTTCCACAAGGGCGCCGAGACCAGCGGCGACGTCCTCTACAAGGGCGCGCTGCAGGGCGAGAGCGCGCGCAGCGTGTGGATCGGCGACGTCCTCATCGGGCCGGATGCCGTGGGCACCGACTCCTACGAGGCCAACCGCAACCTGGTGCTCACCGACGGCGCCCGCGCGGATTCGATCCCGAACCTCGAGATCGAGACCGGCGACATCCGCGGCGCGGGCCACGCCAGCGCGACCGGCCGCTTCGACGACGAGCAGCTCTTCTACCTGCAGGCCCGCGGCATCCCCGAGGACGAGGCACGCCGTCTCGTCGTGCTCGGATTCCTCGCCGAGATCGTGCAGAAGATCGGCATCGACGACCTCGAGGCCGAGCTGTTCGACCTCATCGAGGCCGAGCTCGCGCAGGAGGTGTCCCGATGA
- a CDS encoding heme o synthase, translating to MDITTTAGARTPVPAPRTARHPLGRTVRAYIALTKPRVLELLLVTTVPVMILAQGGFPSLWLVLATVIGGSMSAGSAAAFNMYLDRDIDAHMQRTENRPLVTGEVSPRGALVFAWTLAIVSTVWLWVTTNLLAAALSAGAIFFYVVIYTLILKRRTEQNIVWGGIAGCFPVVIGWSAVTGSLSWPPVILFVLVFLWTPPHYWPLSMKYKEQYDNVDVPMLGATRHGSQVGLHVILYTWATVVSSLLLIPVAGMGLVYTASALVFGGWFIYESHRLYNRAIRGTEPRPMRVFHASITYLTLLFVAIAVDPLLPF from the coding sequence ATGGACATCACGACGACGGCGGGCGCGCGAACGCCCGTTCCGGCACCGCGAACCGCCCGCCATCCCCTCGGACGAACCGTGCGCGCGTACATCGCGCTGACGAAGCCTCGCGTGCTCGAGCTGCTGCTGGTCACGACCGTCCCGGTCATGATCCTCGCGCAGGGCGGATTCCCCTCGCTGTGGCTGGTGCTGGCCACCGTCATCGGCGGCTCGATGAGCGCGGGGTCGGCCGCGGCCTTCAACATGTACCTCGACCGCGACATCGATGCGCACATGCAGCGCACCGAGAACCGGCCGCTCGTGACGGGCGAGGTCTCGCCGCGCGGCGCGCTCGTGTTCGCCTGGACGCTCGCGATCGTCTCGACGGTGTGGCTGTGGGTCACGACCAACTTGCTGGCCGCGGCCCTGTCGGCCGGCGCCATCTTCTTCTACGTCGTGATCTACACGCTGATCCTGAAGCGCCGCACCGAGCAGAACATCGTGTGGGGCGGCATCGCGGGCTGCTTCCCGGTGGTGATCGGCTGGAGCGCCGTGACGGGCTCGCTCTCCTGGCCGCCGGTGATCCTGTTCGTGCTGGTGTTCCTGTGGACGCCGCCGCACTACTGGCCGCTGTCGATGAAGTACAAGGAGCAGTACGACAACGTCGACGTGCCGATGCTCGGCGCGACGCGTCACGGCTCGCAGGTCGGTCTGCACGTCATCCTCTACACGTGGGCGACGGTCGTCAGCTCGCTGCTGCTGATCCCGGTGGCCGGCATGGGCCTGGTGTACACGGCATCCGCTCTGGTGTTCGGCGGCTGGTTCATCTACGAGTCGCACCGCCTGTACAACCGGGCGATCCGCGGGACCGAGCCGCGTCCGATGCGCGTGTTCCACGCGTCGATCACGTACCTGACGCTGCTGTTCGTGGCGATCGCGGTCGACCCGCTGCTGCCGTTCTGA
- the tal gene encoding transaldolase produces MSTPTEQLAAEGVSIWLDDLSRDRIVTGNLAGLITSRNISGVTTNPTIFQGAIGSGAAAYAGQITELAKAGASVDEAIFAATTDDVRDACDILRPVFDATGGVDGRVSIEVSPDLAHDTEETISQAKALWERVDRPNALIKIPATKAGLPAITEVIGAGISVNVTLIFSLDRYAEVIDAYLAGLEKAQAAGIDLSTIESVASFFVSRVDTEVDKRLAAIGTDAAEALKSKAGVANARLAYELFEQKFADDAAKALLVAGANTQRPLWASTGVKDPSLPDTLYVTELVAAGTVNTMPEKTLEATFDHGVVEGDTVTANYGDAHAHFDALAAVGVDFADVTQVLEDEGVDKFIASWHDLQNTVKTALADALESAR; encoded by the coding sequence ATGAGCACTCCCACCGAACAGCTCGCCGCCGAGGGCGTCAGCATCTGGCTGGACGACCTGTCGCGCGACCGGATCGTGACCGGCAACCTCGCCGGGCTGATCACCTCCCGCAACATCTCCGGCGTCACCACGAACCCGACGATCTTCCAGGGCGCGATCGGCTCGGGAGCCGCCGCCTACGCCGGGCAGATCACCGAGCTCGCCAAGGCCGGCGCCTCGGTCGACGAGGCGATCTTCGCCGCGACCACCGACGACGTCCGTGACGCGTGCGACATCCTCCGCCCCGTCTTCGACGCCACCGGCGGCGTCGACGGGCGCGTGTCGATCGAGGTCTCCCCCGACCTCGCCCACGACACCGAGGAGACCATCTCGCAGGCGAAGGCGCTGTGGGAGCGGGTGGACCGCCCCAACGCGCTGATCAAGATCCCCGCGACCAAGGCGGGGCTGCCCGCGATCACCGAGGTCATCGGCGCCGGCATCAGCGTCAACGTGACGCTGATCTTCAGCCTGGACCGGTACGCCGAGGTCATCGACGCGTACCTCGCCGGGCTCGAGAAGGCGCAGGCCGCGGGCATCGACCTGTCCACGATCGAGTCGGTCGCGTCCTTCTTCGTCTCGCGCGTGGACACCGAGGTCGACAAGCGCCTCGCCGCGATCGGGACCGACGCCGCCGAGGCGCTCAAGAGCAAGGCCGGTGTCGCCAACGCACGTCTGGCGTACGAGCTGTTCGAGCAGAAGTTCGCCGACGACGCCGCCAAGGCGCTCCTCGTCGCCGGCGCCAACACGCAGCGGCCGCTGTGGGCGTCGACCGGTGTGAAGGACCCGTCTCTGCCCGACACGCTCTACGTCACCGAGCTCGTCGCCGCGGGCACCGTCAACACCATGCCCGAGAAGACCCTCGAGGCGACCTTCGACCACGGCGTGGTCGAAGGTGACACCGTCACGGCGAACTACGGCGACGCGCACGCGCACTTCGACGCCCTCGCCGCCGTCGGCGTCGACTTCGCCGACGTCACCCAGGTCCTCGAGGACGAAGGCGTCGACAAGTTCATCGCCTCGTGGCACGACCTCCAGAACACCGTCAAGACCGCGCTCGCGGACGCTCTGGAGTCCGCGAGATGA
- the sufC gene encoding Fe-S cluster assembly ATPase SufC, with protein sequence MSVLEIRDLHVTVETEAGTTPILNGVTLTIRTGETHAIMGPNGSGKSTLAYTIAGHPKYTVTSGSITFDGEDVLEMSVDERARAGLFLAMQYPVEIPGVTVTNFLRTAKTALDGEAPSIRTWTKDVKESMKNLRMDAKFAQRNVNEGFSGGEKKRHEILQLEVLKPKMAVLDETDSGLDVDALKIVSEGVNRAKEATDLGVLLITHYTRILRYIHPDYVHVMVGGRIVEEGGPELATRLEDEGYDRFLAPLEGASADADA encoded by the coding sequence ATGTCTGTCCTCGAGATCCGAGACCTGCATGTGACGGTCGAGACCGAAGCCGGCACGACCCCGATCCTCAACGGCGTCACCCTCACCATCCGCACCGGTGAGACCCACGCGATCATGGGCCCGAACGGCTCGGGCAAGTCGACCCTGGCGTACACGATCGCCGGTCACCCGAAGTACACCGTGACGAGCGGCTCGATCACGTTCGACGGCGAGGACGTCCTCGAGATGTCGGTCGACGAGCGCGCCCGCGCGGGCCTGTTCCTGGCCATGCAGTACCCGGTCGAGATCCCCGGCGTCACGGTGACGAACTTCCTCCGCACCGCCAAGACGGCCCTGGACGGCGAGGCCCCCTCGATCCGCACGTGGACGAAGGACGTCAAGGAGTCCATGAAGAACCTGCGCATGGACGCGAAGTTCGCCCAGCGCAACGTGAACGAGGGCTTCTCCGGCGGCGAGAAGAAGCGGCACGAGATCCTGCAGCTCGAGGTTCTGAAGCCGAAGATGGCCGTGCTGGACGAGACCGACTCCGGCCTCGACGTCGACGCGCTCAAGATCGTCTCCGAGGGCGTGAACCGCGCCAAGGAGGCGACCGACCTCGGTGTGCTGCTGATCACGCACTACACGCGCATCCTCCGCTACATCCACCCGGACTACGTCCACGTCATGGTGGGCGGCAGGATCGTGGAGGAGGGCGGCCCCGAGCTCGCGACGCGACTCGAGGACGAGGGCTACGACCGATTCCTGGCGCCGCTCGAGGGCGCTTCGGCCGACGCGGACGCCTAG
- a CDS encoding COX15/CtaA family protein — protein sequence MSADTASRTTSPSGNAFWRWLPDRVDARIRVFAWLSFLAEVTIIGTGGAVRLTGSGLGCPTWPTCTAESLVPTPEMGIHGVIEFGNRTLTGLVGILAVVVLVLVLRIRRERRDLFTLAAIVLGGVVAQAIVGGITVLTGLNPFIVGFHYVASLVLVGVTAAFLARMGEPGGPREPVVPRWHRILAHTTSVVLLVTVVVGVLTTGAGPHSGDADAGRNGFDVEILEHVHAWPAYALFALTLALLAGAWRVRRTAPRVLGWTIALLVVELVQIGVGLYQARNGLPELAVGIHMVLAALLVATMTVLLLRLTPAQTRTADARTADA from the coding sequence ATGTCCGCAGACACCGCTTCCCGCACCACGTCCCCGTCGGGGAACGCGTTCTGGAGGTGGCTGCCCGACCGCGTCGACGCCCGCATCCGCGTCTTCGCCTGGCTGTCGTTCCTCGCCGAGGTCACGATCATCGGCACCGGCGGCGCCGTGCGTCTGACCGGCTCGGGCCTGGGCTGTCCCACGTGGCCGACGTGCACGGCCGAGTCCCTGGTCCCGACGCCCGAGATGGGGATCCACGGCGTCATCGAATTCGGCAACCGCACCCTCACCGGGCTGGTCGGCATCCTCGCCGTCGTCGTGCTCGTGCTGGTGCTGCGCATCCGGCGCGAGCGTCGCGACCTGTTCACCCTCGCCGCCATCGTGCTCGGCGGGGTCGTGGCGCAGGCGATCGTGGGCGGCATCACGGTCCTCACGGGCCTGAACCCCTTCATCGTCGGCTTCCACTACGTCGCCTCGCTCGTCCTCGTGGGCGTCACCGCCGCCTTCCTCGCGCGCATGGGCGAGCCCGGCGGACCGCGCGAGCCGGTCGTGCCCCGCTGGCACCGCATCCTCGCCCACACGACGTCGGTCGTGCTCCTGGTGACCGTCGTCGTGGGCGTGCTCACGACCGGCGCGGGCCCCCACTCGGGAGACGCGGATGCCGGCCGCAACGGATTCGACGTCGAGATCCTCGAGCACGTGCACGCCTGGCCCGCCTATGCGCTGTTCGCCCTCACGCTGGCCCTGCTTGCCGGCGCGTGGCGCGTCCGCCGCACCGCCCCGCGCGTGCTCGGCTGGACGATCGCGCTGCTGGTCGTCGAGCTCGTCCAGATCGGGGTCGGCCTCTACCAGGCCCGCAACGGCCTCCCCGAACTCGCCGTGGGCATCCACATGGTCCTCGCCGCACTGCTGGTGGCGACCATGACGGTGCTGCTGCTCCGCCTCACCCCCGCGCAGACGCGCACAGCGGACGCACGCACAGCGGACGCATAG
- a CDS encoding metal-sulfur cluster assembly factor, whose amino-acid sequence MTATLAPEKYDEVIEALKDVMDPELGINVVDLGLIYDLAWDDDNDALVIHMTLTSAGCPLTDVLEEQTAQALDDVVERFRINWVWMPPWGPERITDDGRDMMRALGFAI is encoded by the coding sequence ATGACCGCAACACTCGCGCCCGAGAAGTACGACGAGGTCATCGAGGCCCTCAAGGACGTCATGGACCCCGAACTGGGGATCAATGTCGTCGACCTGGGCCTGATCTACGATCTCGCGTGGGACGACGACAACGACGCGCTGGTCATCCACATGACGCTCACGTCGGCCGGATGCCCGCTGACCGACGTCCTCGAGGAGCAGACGGCCCAGGCACTGGACGACGTCGTGGAGCGGTTCCGCATCAACTGGGTGTGGATGCCGCCGTGGGGCCCCGAGCGGATCACGGACGACGGGCGCGACATGATGCGCGCGCTCGGTTTCGCCATCTGA